The following is a genomic window from Malus sylvestris chromosome 12, drMalSylv7.2, whole genome shotgun sequence.
ATAGTACCATGTAGGTATTTATGTGGAACTCTTAATTTCAAGCCTACAACTAATTGATTTTCCTATAAATTGTTAAGCTGCAGAACCCTGAGATCATCCTCAACAGTAGTGAAGACACATCAATTGGTTTATTTGAGGTCTTTGTAGTCCAACCGTCGACAGTGAATACACATCATTCCCAACCTCAAAGTATTCTGTTTCATGGATTGGTTGTCCACCGAAGATCAAAACGATGGAGACCTATTTTCCTTCACAAGTCATCTTTCTCCCCTTGACTTGAGGTACATATAGAATATTACGGCAGTGTAATTTTATCTTCTAATACTCATTACACAAAGGTTGCAATTTCACAAACAGAGATGCTAGTAATTTTTTTACTTGAACCTTctcgttttatttttttggctctcttgtttattttgtatttatgtTGCTTGATGATCAAAATCGTCTAATTTCTAGGTTACAATTTAAAGatcaacacagaaaaataaaataaaaaatcaaccaaaaccataatcCGTTTAACTGTTAGATGACTAAACGATTTtggatttaattgatttttgaCAGAGTTGTTCTTTAAAGGGCAGCCTAGAAAATAGACTGTTTAAACCATCATGCAACAATGAGAAAAGAGCCTAGAAGAGAGAACAAGAACCTTAAAATTCAAAGGGTGCTAGCATTCCTCTTCCACAAAACCTTAGACGTAGTATATATTAATCTTTATTATCTTTCCTCTTAGGGGAAGCGCCTACGTTCCATTGGATTGGGAATTAAAATTTTCACCGGAAGATTACTTTTCGGATCCGTTTTACTCATCATCATCGTCACTGGATATTCAAGAAACGAAAACCAATGATTTGAGGGAAGACACTACATGCAAACTAGAAGAGAAGAGAAGTCACCGTTCAGTAGATTTGTCCGACACTACATGCAAACTAGAAGAGAAGAGAAGTCACCGTTCAATAGATTTGTCCGACACTACATGCAAACTAGAAGAGAAGAGAAGCCACCGTTCAATAGAGTTGTCCAAGGAAACCATATCCCATCACTTCTACATGCCCGTATCTGAGGCAGCCAAGGAAATGAATGTCAGCCAAACGATTTTGAAGAAAAGGTGTCGGGAGTTGGGCATTCCTCGTTGGCCCTATCGCAAATTGGCCAGCCTTCAAACCCTAGCAAGAAACATTCATGCATGTCTCTAACTTCTGCCtataattaattctttaatacACGTACAACTTTGTTACCATGCATGCatatgtttttactttttacaatGCATGTGGATGTGGATCAATCTTTTTTCGGCATGGTTGTACGTTGATATGAGATGTGTATGTGGATTATGCAGGAGTTAGGAGATGGTCAGCTGAATGGAGAGGTGGAATTGTTGGAGAGGGAGAGGCAGCTGATGGAGGAATTTCCGGATTTGCAACTCGAAGAGAACACAAAGAAGCTGAGAAGAGCTTTCTTTAAAGCCAAGTACAAGAAGAAAAAGTCCATGTCCAGCTATAATTAATTAGGTCTTATTGATAACTGAATTAATCAAGATTAGGGAATAAATCATATGTAACTAATGCCTATTGCGTGAGGTTAACACCATTAAAGAACACCCAACAAATTCAGATTGTCAATATATGTTTCTCTTCCAGATTGACAAGATGGACTCGCTTGCCTCTCGTGATCTTGAAACTATATTACTTTGACAAGATGGTCCATATAATTTGCTATGAGCATGATGACTTGGCCGCCAACTAATATATATAAGTTCTCATTTAACTAGTGATCAAACTTCTAGCATCAACTCCTTAACCCGTGGAGTGTCTTAGAATAATGCTAAGATATACAATTTACAATTAATCTCTAAGATTCACGTAAAGTGCGTTTTCTATAGGTTCCTCGTTTTATGGTGAATGATGAGTACTCGTTGATGGGAGTTTGGATCCACATTCAATACATATTTAAAGTAAGGCTAGTGAGCAAAAACCAATTCTTGCCGCTTGAAGAAATCCTGATAGATCAATCTCCTCATGCGGCTGAGCCTAAAATCAGTTTTCTTCCCCGTTTAGAGCATAGCTCCACGCGTTCTCTTCGTCTCGGCAGTCAACGCTACAATAAATACCACTTGCACTAAATTGTACCACATTACTTGTCTCCCACCAAAACATGGTACAccttaaaaactttttattcttGAATCTCTTAAGGGGCCGTTGCGCGTTTTGCCCCCATCACTTGCAATTCCGTTTGCGGCTGCCCGCACCAACCTGCTCTACTCTCACCATACTCGCACCCACTTCTACTAGTCAGATTTGTCGAAACCGTATGAAGTCGCCTTCTGCAATTTGGCCTTGCACATGAGTTGTTTTGTTTGCTGCAATTTGTTTTGTGCGAATGGAAGAAATCCACAGGAGGAAAGAAAGATGAAAAgggagaaaaaataaaaaaataaaaaaataaaaaaaataaaaaaagaagaaaagggataaaaagaaaaggaaaaaggaaaaaaaaagctgGTTGTTTGTCTGAGGCCCACATGGATAAGGATGAAAATTTTGTTCGTTTTTAGTTTGGGT
Proteins encoded in this region:
- the LOC126594382 gene encoding protein RKD2-like; translation: MDWLSTEDQNDGDLFSFTSHLSPLDLRGSAYVPLDWELKFSPEDYFSDPFYSSSSSLDIQETKTNDLREDTTCKLEEKRSHRSVDLSDTTCKLEEKRSHRSIDLSDTTCKLEEKRSHRSIELSKETISHHFYMPVSEAAKEMNVSQTILKKRCRELGIPRWPYRKLASLQTLARNIHACL